The genomic window GGGCGTAGGTGTACCTCCGCGTCCGCTCCGGCCGTGCGCGGGCTACTGGCGGACGCGTCCTGCTGTGCGACTAGTGCCCGCGGGCGATCCAGTCGGCCAGCGACGGCTTCTCGGCGCCGATCGTGGTGTCCTCGCCGTGGCCGGTGTGCACCGTCGTCTCGTCGGGCAGCGTGAGCAACCGATCCCGGATGGAATCGATGATGGTGCCGAAGTCGGAGTAGGAGCGTCCGGTCGCGCCGGGCCCTCCGGCGAAGAGCGTGTCGCCGGTGCACAGCGCGTTCAGCTCCGGCAGGTAGAGGCAGACCGAGCCGGGCGAGTGGCCCGGCGTGTGCAGGATTTCGATGTCGATGCCCGCCACCGAGATTCGCGCCGTGTCGGCGAGCGAGCGGTAGCGGGCGTCCGGGTGCGTCATCCGCCACAGCGGTTCGTCGGCGGGATGCAACAGGACGGGCGCGTACAGGCGCTCGGCCAGTTCCGGTGCGACATTGATGTGGTCGTTGTGGCCGTGCGTGCACAGCACCGCGACGACGCGCCGCCCGCCGACCCCGGCCACGATGGCGTCGGGGTCGTGCGCCGCGTCCACCACGAGCACCTCGCGGTAGTTGCCGATGAGCCAGACGTTGTTGTCGACAGCCCACGTGCCGCCGTCCAGCGAGAAGGTGCCCGAGGTGACCACCCGGTCGATACGCGCGCTCACCAGACCACCACCGAGCGCAGCACCTCACCCGCGTGCATGGCGGTGAAGGCGCGCTCCACCTCGTCGAGCGCGATCCGCTCGGTGACGAAGCGGTCCAGCGGCAGCCTGCCCTGCCGGTACAGGTCGACGAGCATCGGGAAGTCGCGCTCGGGCAGGCAGTCGCCGTACCAGGAGGACTTCAGCGCTCCGCCACGGGAGAACAGGTCGATCAGCGGCATCTCGATCGTCATGTCGGGGGTGGGGACGCCGACCAGCACGACGGTGCCCGCGAGATCGCGGCTGTAGAAGGCCTGCTTCCAGGTCTCCGGGCGCCCGACGGCGTCGATCACCACGTCGGCGCCGAAACCGTCGGTGAGCTCCTGGATGCGGCTCACCACGTCCTCGGAGCTCGCGTCGACCGTGTGGGTGGCCCCGAACTCCTTGGCCCAGGTCAGCTTTCGCGGGTCGCGGTCGATCGCGACGATGGTTCGGGCACCGGCCAGCCGGGCGCCCGCGATCGCGGCGTCGCCGACACCGCCGCAGCCGATCACCGCGACGGTGTCGCCGCGCGAGACGTTGCCGGTGTTCATGGCGGCGCCGATGCCCGCCATCACGCCGCAGCCGAGCAGGCCCGCGACGGCGGGGTCGGCCTCGGGATCGACCTTGGTGCACTGCCCTTCGTGCACCAGCGTCTTGTCGGCGAAGGCGCCGATGCCCAGCGCGGGGCTCAGTTCGGTGCCGTCGGTGAGCGTCATCTTCTTGCTCGCGTTGTGGCTGGCGAAGCAGTACCAAGGACGTCCGCGTTTGCACGCCCGGCATTCGCCGCAGACAGCGCGCCAGTTGAGCACCACGAAATCGCCGGGGGCCACGTGCGTGACCGCCGCGCCGACGGTTTCCACCACACCCGCCGCCTCGTGGCCGAGCAGGAACGGGAACTCGTCGTTGATGCCGCCCTCGCGGTAGTGCAGATCCGTGTGGCAGACGCCGCAGGACTGGACGCGCACCACCACGTCGTGCGGACCGGGATCGGGGATGACCACGTCGACCAGTTCGACCGGAGCGCCGATGGTTCGGGCGATGACGCCGCGCACGGTTTCGGACACGAAATCCTCCTCGAAGCTCGCATGCCGCCGTCGGCACGCGCTCCATCTTGCCGTGCCGGGCGCCGTGCGGGGAGGTGTCCGGTGAAGTCCGGGGTTGACATTCCACATTGGAGGGTGCACGCTATTGGCAATATTCCACTGTGGAGGGTGGAATCGTCGATAGGAACTGGTATGGACATCTCGCCCGGTACCCGCGCGTCCGATGCCGAACGCGACCAAGTCGTCGCGCTGCTCGGTAGGCACATGGCCGATGGACGCCTCGACCTGGCCGAATACGATCAGCGGGTCGCGCGCGTCTACGGCACCGTCACCCGTGACGACCTGCAACTGGTGCTCGCCGACCTGCCGAAGCCGACGAAAGAGTCCGCCGCGCAGCCGAAGTCGCGGCCGCGGATTCCGGTGTGGCAGCGCATCGAGGGCGGCAGCTGGCTCGGTGTCAGCATCCTGGTGCTCGTCATCTGGGCGGCCATCTCGATCGGCGTCGGCGAGTTCACCTACCCCTGGCCGGTCTGGGTCATCGGGCCGTGGGGCGCGGTGCTGGCCTTCCGCATGCTCACCGGCTGGGAATCCGGCCGCGCCTGCAAGCGGGCGGGTTAGGCGTCCGGCCGTGCCAGGCTGCCGCCCGATCCCATCGCCGCGGGCCCCGGCGCCACACCCGCGGCCGATTTCCCGGATGGCGCCATCGCGGCAGGTGACAATACGAGGCGTGCAGCCGAGTAGGGCGTCATGAGCGACGACGAGGCCGTCGCGGCGCTGTGGGCGCGGCGAATGCGCTGGGCCCGGGCCGCGGATGCCGCCAAGCGGCGCGCCGATCGCGTCCGGGTCGCCGTCCTCTGCCTCAGCGGCGTGGGTGCGATCGCCACGGCGGCGACCGCGACCGTCTTGCGCACCTCGGGCCTGCCGCAGCTCGTGGTCGCCGCCCTCGGCGCGGTCTGCCTCGCACTGGGGACGTTCCTCGCCGCGCATTTCCTGACACCCGCCGAGCTCCGTCGCTGGACCCGAGCCCGCGCCGTCGCGGAGAACATCAAGCAGGTGATCTACCGGTTCCGGGCCGGGGCACGCCCCTTTCGCGACGACGACGCGCTGCTCCGGCTGCACCGGGCCGTAGGCGAAATCGAGGAGTCCGCCGACGATCTGCTGCCGTTTCTGACATCGAACGGCGCCG from Nocardia bhagyanarayanae includes these protein-coding regions:
- a CDS encoding DUF1707 SHOCT-like domain-containing protein; the protein is MDISPGTRASDAERDQVVALLGRHMADGRLDLAEYDQRVARVYGTVTRDDLQLVLADLPKPTKESAAQPKSRPRIPVWQRIEGGSWLGVSILVLVIWAAISIGVGEFTYPWPVWVIGPWGAVLAFRMLTGWESGRACKRAG
- a CDS encoding S-(hydroxymethyl)mycothiol dehydrogenase translates to MSETVRGVIARTIGAPVELVDVVIPDPGPHDVVVRVQSCGVCHTDLHYREGGINDEFPFLLGHEAAGVVETVGAAVTHVAPGDFVVLNWRAVCGECRACKRGRPWYCFASHNASKKMTLTDGTELSPALGIGAFADKTLVHEGQCTKVDPEADPAVAGLLGCGVMAGIGAAMNTGNVSRGDTVAVIGCGGVGDAAIAGARLAGARTIVAIDRDPRKLTWAKEFGATHTVDASSEDVVSRIQELTDGFGADVVIDAVGRPETWKQAFYSRDLAGTVVLVGVPTPDMTIEMPLIDLFSRGGALKSSWYGDCLPERDFPMLVDLYRQGRLPLDRFVTERIALDEVERAFTAMHAGEVLRSVVVW
- a CDS encoding MBL fold metallo-hydrolase translates to MSARIDRVVTSGTFSLDGGTWAVDNNVWLIGNYREVLVVDAAHDPDAIVAGVGGRRVVAVLCTHGHNDHINVAPELAERLYAPVLLHPADEPLWRMTHPDARYRSLADTARISVAGIDIEILHTPGHSPGSVCLYLPELNALCTGDTLFAGGPGATGRSYSDFGTIIDSIRDRLLTLPDETTVHTGHGEDTTIGAEKPSLADWIARGH